ATTGCTGATTGCCGGCTTCGCCCACCATGTGTGGCTGTTTGCGCTGATCCCGCTGTGGATGATCCTGCGCATGGCCCTCAACGCCATCGACGGCATGCTCGCCCGGGAGTTCGGCCAGCAGTCGCGGCTCGGCGCCTACCTCAATGAACTGTGTGACGTGATCGCCGACAGCGCGCTGATCCTGCCGTTTGCGCTGCTGCCCGAGGTCAGCCTGGCGCCGGTGTTGCTGGTGACGCTGCTGGCGGTGTTCAGCGAATACGCCGGCGTGCTTGGGCCGATGGTCGGGGCTTCACGGCGCTATGACGGGCCCATGGGCAAGAGTGACCGGGCGTTTGTGCTCGGTGTGCTGGCCACCGGCGTGGCGCTGGGCTGGCTGGGTGCAGCTTGGGTCGAGGCGGTGATGTGGCTGGTCGCGGCCTTGCTGGCCTACACCCTGGTCAACCGCGTGCGCCAAGGCCTCAAAGAAGAACAAACCTCCCCTTCTGCATAAGGATTTTGCGATGCGTGAACAGCAAGAGCACACCTTCAGCACCCATGACGGGGTGGACCTTTTCTACCGTCATTGGCCCGCCACCGCACCCGCAGGCTTTGCGCCGCGCAAGGCGATCGTGCTGTTCCATCGCGGCCACGAGCACTCCGGGCGCATCGCCCACCTGGTGGACGAGCTGAACCTGCCGGAATTCGACTTCTTCGCCTGGGACGCCCGCGGCCATGGCCAGTCCCCCGGCGCACGGGGTGACAGCCCCAGCTTCGCCACCAGCGCCCGGGATGTGCAGACCTTCGTCGATCATATCGGCGCCACTTACAGCATCGAGGAAGAGAACCTCGCGGTGATCGCCCAAAGCGTGGGCGCGGTGATCGCGGCCACGTGGGTGCACGACTACGCGCCGAAGATTCGCTCGCTGGTACTCGCCTCCCCCGCGTTCAAGGTCAAGCTCTACGTGCCCTTCGCCCGGCCGGGCCTGGGGTTGATGCGCAAGTTTCGCGGCAACTTTTTCGTCAACAGCTACGTCAAGGCCAAGTTCCTGAGCCATGACCCGGAGCGCGTGGCGTCCTACGACAGCGATCCATTGATCACCAAGGCCATCTCGGTGAATGTGCTGCTGGGCCTGTACGAAGCCGCCGACCGGGTTGTAGCCGATGCCCAGGCGATTCAGGTGCCGACCCAACTGCTGATCTCCGGCTCGGACTTTGTGGTGCACCGCAAACCCCAGCAGCAGTTTTTCGACCGCCTCGGCAGCTTGAAGAAAGAACTGCACATCCTCCCCGGCTTCTTCCACGACACCCTCGGTGAACGGGACCGCGCCGTAGCCTTGAACAGTGCCCGGCGCTTTATCCTGCAGAACTTCGAACACCCGCTGGACCGCGCCACCTTGCTGGATGCGGACAAGATCGGCCTGACCTGCGCCGAATCCGAATCCCTCGCCGCGCCGTTGCCACGCAACTCCCTGCGCGACCTCTACTGGCGCATGACCCGCACCAGCATGGGCCTGGGCAGCAAACTGTCGGATGGCGTGAAGCTCGGTTTCGACACCGGTTTCGACTCCGGCAGCACCCTGGACTACGTGTACCGCAATACACCGACCGGCAAAGGCGGGCTGGGGCGGATGATCGACACCAACTACCTGAACTCCATCGGCTGGCGCGGCATTCGTCAGCGCAAGTTGAACGTGGAAGAGTTGTTGCGCCTGGCGATGGCCAAGCTGCGGGATGAGCAGCGGGAAGTGCGCATCGTCGACATCGCTGCCGGCCATGGTCGGTACATTCTGGAAGCCTTGCAGGGCGTTTCGCCGTTGCCGGAATCGATCCTGCTGCGCGACTACAGCGACATCAACGTGCGCGACGGTGGCGCACTGATTCGCGAGAAAGGCCTGGGGGATATCGCCCAGTTCGTCAAAGGCGATGCGTTTGACCGGGCAGACCTGGCAGCGCTGGAGCCCAAGCCGACATTGGCGGTGGTCTCCGGCTTGTACGAACTGTTCGCGGATAACGCGATGGTCGGCGGTTCGCTCGCCGGTTTGGCCGAAGCCGTAGAGCCCGGTGGCTACCTGGTGTACACCGGCCAACCGTGGCACCCGCAACTGGAACTGATCGCCCGCGCACTCACCAGCCACCGTCAGGGCCAGGCCTGGGTGATGCGCCGGCGCAGCCAGGCGGAAATGGACCAACTGGTGGAGGCCGCCGGTTTCCGCAAGATTACCCAGCGTGTGGATGAGTGGGGGATTTTCAGCGTGTCCGTGGCACAAAGGGTCTGACCCATGCGTGAACCGGGCCTGTTAAAACCGGCGGTGCTGTGGCTGCTGCTGTTGGCGCCGCTGTTTTTCAGCACCTACGGCTTTGCCACGTGGGTCACCAGCCAGCGCAGTGATGTGGGCACCATGGTGTTCGGCTGGGAAACCCATATCCCATTCTGGGCCTGGACCATCGTGCCCTACTGGTCGATCGACTTGCTCTACGGTTTCTCGCTGCTGCTGCCCAGTACGCGCCACGAGTTGAAACAACACGCCTTGCGCCTGCTGACGGCCCAAGTGATCGCTGTCACGTGTTTCCTGATCTGGCCGTTGCGCTTCACCTTCGAACGGCCGGAGCTGGATGGCGTGTTCGGCTGGTTGTTTGCGGTGCTCGCCGGGTTCGACAAGCCATTCAATCAGGCACCCTCGCTGCACATCGCCCTGCTGGTAGTACTGTGGATAATGTACCAGCGGCATAGCCAAGGCGTGTGGCGCTGGGTGGTGCACGGCTGGTTCGGGTTGATCGGCCTTTCGGTCCTGACCACTTATCAACATCACTTTATTGACTTACCCACAGGCGCCCTCGCCGGCTGGCTGTGCGTGTGGCTGTGGCCGCTGGAGCATCCGAGCCCGCTGCTGAACGCGCACCTGACCAGAGACCGGCAGCGCTGGCGGCTTGGGTTGCGGTATGGCTTCGGGTCGTTAGCGTGTTTGATCCTGGCACTGACCCTCGGCGGCGCTTGGTTATGGCTGCTATGGCCGGCGGTCTCCCTCGGGTTGATGAAGGCGAATTACTGGGTGTTGGGCGTTTCGGGCTTTCAGAAACGTACTGATGGGCGACTCACTCCGGCAGCGCGCTGGTTGTTTGCGCCTTACCTGGTAGCCGCCTGGATCAATTCCCGCCTGTGGACACGTAAGCATCCACAGCCCGATCAGGTTGTGGATAACGTTTGGCTGGGGCGAATTCCCACAGCCAACGAACTAGGCTCTTTCACGGCGGTGGTCGATCTGTGCGCCGAATTGCCGATTAATCCACAGGGCCGTGCCTATTACAGCCTGCCGGTGCTCGACCTCACAGCGCCCACTGCGGCGCAGTGCCTGGAAGGCGCTCAAGCCATTGAACGGCTGCGCTCAACCGGCCCATTACTGGTGTGCTGCGCCCTCGGTTACTCGCGCAGCGCGACCGCCGTGGCTGCATGGCTGCTGCACACCGGGCGCGCAGGCAACATCGACGATGCGGTGGCTATCATTCGTACAGCACGCCCACGTGTAGTCCTGCACGCCGCTCACCGTGAAGCCTTGGAGGGTTTAGCCCATGCCCGCTGATATGGAATTACAGGTGGTCGCCAGCCTGCTGCGCCGGGGCCGTTCGCTGGATCAGTTATCCACAGGCCTGACTTTACTCGGCGTGCTGTTCGGCCTCGCGCAACTGCTGATGGCCAGCATCACGCCAATCTGCCTGATCCTCAGCCTGTGGATGATTGTGCTCGGGCTGCTGCAAAAATACTGGGCGCTGCGGGTGGCCTTCGACGCCGACCTGTTCGCCCTGCTGGCCCGCGACACCGAGCGCACGCCCGACTTTGACCAGGCGATGCACACCCTCGGCCTGCAATCCGCCAAACGCGCGGGCCGGCCCTGGGCCGAACGCCGTCGCGGCGCCCTGAAACTGTTGCGCAAGCAAGCCTATCTGCTGGCGGCGCAAGTGCTGCTGACCGTGGTCGTCATCCTGGCCAGCCCCTGGCTGCCCTTCGCCGGATAAGGAATCCTCATGTTCGAACCCCTGGTCGCCACCCTGATTACCTCCATGGCCCGCACCGTCACCGGCGCCCGCAGCCTGTGGCTTGGCTGCGCACCCGTGCCGGTGCAGCGCATCTATTACGCCAACCACAGCAGCCACGGGGATTTCGTGCTGCTGTGGGCGTCGTTGCCCCAGAACCTGCGTAAATTCACCCGCCCGGTGGCCGGCAGCGACTACTGGAACACCAGCGCCCTGCGCCGCTACGTCATCAACCGGGTATTCAATGGCGTATTGATCGACCGCGAGCGCAAGGACCCTGTGGATAACCCGCTTCAGCCGATGCTCGAAGCCCTGGAGAATGGCGACTCATTGATCATCTTCCCCGAGGGCACGCGCAACCTCGAAGACGGCCTTCTGCCCTTCAAAAGCGGGCTGTATCACCTGGCAAAAAGTTATCCACAAGCCGAATTGATCCCGGTGTGGATCGCCAACCTCAACCGGGTCATGCCCAAGGGCCGCGTGTTGCCGCTGCCATTGCTGTGCACCACCAGCTTCGGCGCACCGCTGCAACTGGAGGACGGCGAAGACAAGGCGCTGTTCCTCGCCCGCACCCGCGACGCCTTGCTCGCCCTCGCCCCGGAGCATTCCTGAGATGGATAGCCAAACCCTGATGTTGTTCGGCGGGATCGGCGCGATCCTGGTGCTCGCCTCGCTGATCGGCCTGATCCTCAAACTGCGCACCCGTGGCACGCCCAACGCGGTGATCGACAACCTCAATGCCCGCATCAATGCGTGGTGGGTGATGGTGGTGGTAATCGGCGTGGCCTTCTGGCTTGGCACCGGCGCGGTGATCCTGCTGTTTTACGCGGTGTCGTTCTATGCCCTGCGCGAATTCCTCACACTGACGCCCACCCGGCGCAGCGACTACCCGGCACTGGTGGCAGCGTTTTACCTGGCGCTGCCGCTGCAATACCTGCTGATCTACTTCGACTGGTATGGACTGTTCTCGATCTTTATCCCCGTGTACGTGTTTTTGCTGCTGCCGATCCTTGCTTCATTGGGCGGCGACAGCACGCACTTCCTGGAACGGGCGTCGAAGGTGCAATGGGGGCTGATGATCGCGGTGTTCTGCGTGTCTTTCGTGCCGGCGCTGCTGACCCTGGATATCGTCGGCTACGAAGGCCGCAACCTGCTGCTGATCGCCTACCTGGTGATCGTGGTGCAACTGTCGGACGTATTGCAGTACGTGTGCGGCAAGCTGTTCGGCAAACACAAGATCGCCCCCAACCTGTCGCCGTCAAAGACGGTGGAAGGGTTTGTTGGCGGGATTCTGTTGTCGTCGCTGATCGGCGCGGCGTTATGGTGGACCACGCCGTTCAATCCCTGGCAGTCGTTCCTGATTGCGCTGTTGATCAACCTGCTGGGGTTTGCCGGCGGGATCGTGATGTCAGCAATCAAGCGCGACCGGGGCGTGAAGGATTGGGGGCACATGATCGAAGGGCACGGCGGAATGCTGGACCGGTTGGATTCGGTGTGTTTTGCCGCGCCGATCTTCTTCCATCTCGTACGCTACTGGTGGACCTGAAACCTCACTCAATTACCTTCCCCCCCGTAGCAGCTGTCGAGCTCTAGCGAGGCTGCGTCGGCCGCACCACCGACCTCAGACCGAGTCGCGCCCTACGCAGCCTCGCTAAAGCTCGACAGCTGCTACGAAGGGAGGGGAGTTTTCAGGTGGGGAGGTGACTCAGCGGCAACGCCCCCGGCGTCTTCACCGTCTGAATCGCAAAGTTGCTGCGGATATCACTCACCCCCGGCAACTTCAACAAACTCCCGGTCAGGAATCGCTCATACCCGCGCAAGTCCGGCACCACCACTTGCAGCAGGAAGTCAGATTCCCCCGACACCAAAAACGCCGAAATCACCTGGGGCAACGCCGTCACCGCCAGCCTGAACGCCTGCGCCTGTTCGTCGTTATGCCGCTCCACTTTTACCCCGACAAACACCGTCAGCCCCAAGCCGACTTCATCCCGGTCAAGACTCGCCTGGTACCCACGAATCACGCCCGCTTCTTCCAGAAGGCGCACGCGCCGCAAGCAGGGTGAAGCCGACAGGCCAATCTCATCTGCCAGTTGCACATTACTCAGGCGGCCATCGCGTTGCAGGGCTTCAAGAATCTTGCGGTCAAACGCATCCAGTTTCAGATTTGGCATAAGTGAAGTGTTTCGCCCGGCAGAAGTGGCAGATTGTGCCAAGACTAGACGCTTTTTGGGCTGACTACGCAAGCACCTGCCCCGGCCTTCGCCCCTAAAATTGCCCTACGAATCACGTACCGCAAGGGGCAGGCACATGGCAGAACTCTGGTTGTTTTTACTTGCACTGGCGGTGGTGTACCTGTTGCCCGGCCCGGACATGATCCTGCTGCTGCAAACCGGCGCCCGCCAGGGAAAGGCGATGGCGCTGGCAACGGCAGCCGGTTTGGGGCTGGCCCGAGGCTGCCACGTGGCGCTGGCAGGGATGGGCCTGGCAACGTTGTTCAAGGTTGCGCCATGGACGTTCGATGTGGTGCGCCTGGGCGGTGCGGCGTATCTACTGTGGATCGGCGTGCAGTGCCTGCGCGCCAACCTGCTGCCCAACCTGAATGCGCTAGGCGGCACAGCACCGGCGCACGCCTGGCGCGAAGCCTTCCAGCGCGGCCTGCTGACCAACCTGCTCAACCCCAAGGCGTTGCTGTTCTGCTCCGTATTGCTGCCGCAATTTATCGATCCACTTGGCCCTTCGGTAACGGCGCAGTTTGCATCGTTGGGCGTGATTCTGGTGGCCGTCGGCCTGGCATTCGACAGTTGCTACGGCCTGGCTGGCGCAAGAGTCGGCCGCTGGCTGGAGCGCAGCCCATCGGCCCAACGCCTCCAACAATGGTTGTTTGGCAGCCTTTTGATCGGTTTTGCGATACGCCTCACTTTCGTGCAGCACGCCTGAGCTGTACGGCGTATTTGCCGTCATCTTTTGTATTAAAGAGACGTGTAAGATACGCGACACATTGCCAGGGATGCTCACCATGTTTGATTCGTTAAAAGCGACCAGCCGCCGTTTTTTCGGCGCCTTGATCTCAGTGGTGAGTGTTCTGTTGCACGCCGTGCGATGGCTGGCGCGCAGCCTGTTCGGCCAATGGCAACCGCCGCGCTGGTTGCACGCCGCAGGCACCGGCGTGGTGAACGCCGGCCATAAGGCCCGGGCGTATCCGCGCCAGGCCGCTGGCGGCGTACTGGCCCTGGTGTTGCTGGTGGCCGTAGGCTTTTATGGCTGGCATTGGTATTCCCACCTGCCGCAGCCCCACACCGTGGGCTATTCGCTGCACAAGCCCAACCTGACGGATTACACCCAGCCGCAGCCCGTTGTGGATAACTTGCAGGTGCGCTTCGCCGAATCCGTGGCACCGCTGGCAGCGATTGGCAAACCGGTCACCGAAGGCATCACCCTCAAGCCGGCCATCGCTGGAGCCTGGCGCTGGTCGGATGACCACAGCCTAATGTTCACCCCGGAAAAAGACTGGCCCGTCGACGCCCACTACACCATCGACCTGGCCAAGAAGAACCTGTTGGCCGACGGCGTGCTACTTGGCCAATACAGCAGCCAATTTTCCACCCAACCGTTCCGCGCCACCTTGGCGCAAAACGAGTTGTACCAGGACCCAAGCAACCCGACGCAGAAACAGTTGGTAGCGACCTTCCACTTTTCCCACCCGGTAGATGAAGACAGCGTACGCAAGCGTGCCACGGTCACCCTCGGCAAAGGCCTGGCCTACCGCGACGCGCAACTGCCCAACCGCCCGGAAATCAGCTTCGACGAGCACAAGCTCAATGCCTTCGTGCGCTCCGCCGCCCTGGCCACTCCGCTGGAAAGCACCCCGGTCAGCGCCAAGCTCGATGAAGGCCTCAAGGCACGTGACGGCGGCAACGCCAGCCCGGCGCCATTGGTGGCCGAAGTTACCGTACCCGGGCGCTATCGCCTGACTTTTACCGGCGCCGAAGTCAGCTTTGTCGACAACGAACGCGCCGAGCCCGAGCCGGTATTGATGTTCAGCAGCTCCAGCGCCGTGGCCGATGAAACCATCGCCAACAAAGTGCAGGCCTGGATGCTGCCGGAAAAAGCCCAGGACGACACCCGCCCCTGGAACCTGCAAGACATCGACGACAAGCTGTTGGCCAGCAGCACCAAGGTCAAGCTGACCCACGTGCCGAGCGTCGAACCGCTGAATACCCTGCACGCCTTCAAGTTCAAGGCCCCGCCTGGCCGCGCCCTGTATGTGCGGGTACCGGCCAACCTGGAAGCCATCGGCGGCTACCTGGCGAAAAATCCGACAGCTTCCCTGGTGAGCATGCCGGCCTATCCGCGCACGCTGCAGTTCCTGTCTGACGGCGCCCTGCTCAGTCTTACCGGCGAAAAACGCCTGGGCTTCATGGCCCGCGGCGTACCCGGCGCCCACGTGGAAATTGCCCGCCTGCTGCCCAACCAGTTGCAGCACCTGGTGGACCAGAGCAGCGGCAGTTTTGCTCGACCGAATTTTGCAAATGACTACTTCGACCGGATGGTGGAGCGTCAGAGCCTGGACATTCCGCTGTCGGCTGGCGACCCGTCCAAAACGCTCTATGACAATGTTGACCTGAGCAATTACCTGACGGCCAACGGCGGCCGCCGCGGCATTTTTGTGCTCAAGTTGAGCCCACAGGACGACCCGGCCGATCGCACCTTTGAGTATTCCCACGACTCCACCAGCGACCTGCGCTTCATCGTGGTCACCGACTTGGGCATCATCGCCAAGCGCTCCAGCGACGGCAGCCACGATGTGTACGTGCAGTCCATCGGCAACGGCTCGCCGGTAGCCGACGCCCAGGTCGATATCATCGGCCGCAACGGTTTGCCGGTGGCCAGTGGCCGTACCGACACCGAAGGCCACGCGCATTTTGCCAAGCTGGATGAACTGCGCCGCGAGAAAACCCCGCTGATGTATGTGGTCAGTCGCGGCAATGACCAATCCTTCCTGCCGATTGCCCGTCAGTCCCAGCAGCTGGATTTGTCGCGCTTTGATGTCGGCGGCCTGGAAGAGGACGGTGCGATCAATCGCCTCAGTGCCTACCTGTTTACCGACCGTGGCCTGTACCGGCCCGGCGAAACCGCGCACCTGGGCATGATCGTGCGCAGCGGCGACTGGAAAGGCGCGCTGCAAGGCTTGCCCGTTGAGCTGCAAATCACCGACCCACGGGGCCTGGAGGTGATTCGCCAGCCGCTGAAGCTTTCCGCCAGCGGTTTTGAAACCTTTGATTTCCCGAGCAGCGAAGTCGCGCCTTCCGGGGATTACACCGCCACCTTGCAACTGATCGGCGAGAAGCAGCGACGCACTGACCTGGGCAGCGTCAGCTTCAAGGTCCGCGACTTCGAACCGGACCGAATGAAAGTCAGCCTCAGCCTGCACGACACCCCGGTGCTGGGCTGGATCCCGCCAGACCAAGTGGTGGCCAAGGTCACCGCGATGCACTTGTTCGGCGCTCCGGCGGCCGGCCGTCGCGTTACGGCCAAAATGTCCCTGAGCCCAACGCTCGCGGCCTTTGATCGCTACCCCGATTACCGTTTCCGCCTGAACGACTCGCTGGAAGAAGCCAGCTCCGAAGACCTGGCCGAAACCACCGTCGACGACAATGGCCAGGCGGTGCTGGACCTCAACCTGCAACGCTTCGCCAACAGCACCTACCGCCTGCAAGTGATGACCCAGGTGTACGAAGCCGAAGGCGGCCGCAACGTCGCCGCACAAAGCGCGTTGCTGGTCTCGGCGGCGCACTACCTGGTAGGTGTGAAGAGCCAGGATTCGCTGTCGTTCGTCGCCAAGGACGCGCCGCGCCAGGTGCAATGGCTGGCCGTCGCGCCAGACCTCACGCCGGTCGCCGTGGACGGCCTGACCAGTGAAGTGGTGGAGCACCGCTACGTCTCGGTGCTGGTGAAGCAATCCAACGGCACCTACAAGTACGAGTCGCGCATCAAGAACATCAGCCAGCTGGCCTCGCCTGTCGTAATGACCAAGGACGGCGCCAAGCAAACCCTGAACACCGGCACCCCGGGCGATTTCACCCTGCAGCTCAAGGACGCCAACGGCAACCTGCTGAACCAGATCGACTACAGCGTGGCCGGCCGGGGCAACACCTCGCGCTCCCTGGAACGCAACGCCGAGTTGCAACTGCGCCTGGATAAACGCAGCTACGCCACCGGTGATGAGATCGCCATCAGTATTCGTGCGCCGTACACCGGTGCCGGGTTGATCACCATCGAGCGGGACAAGGTCTACACCCAGCAATGGTTCAAGGCCGACAGCACCAACAGCGTGCAACACATCCGCGTTCCTGCGGGGCTTGAGGGCAATGCCTACGTCAACGTGCAGTTCGTGCGGGACATCGGCTCGTCCGAGGTCTACATGAGCCCGCTGTCCTACGGCGTGGTGCCGTTCAGCATCAACCTCGATGCGCGGCGCATGGCGTTGAAAGTCGAAGGCCCGGCGAAGATCGAGCCGGGGCAGACCCTGGATATCAAGGTCAACGCCGACCGCCCTGGCCGCGCAGTGGTCTACGCGGTGGACGAAGGCATCCTGCAAGTGGCGCGCTACCAGGCGCCGGACCCGCTGGGCTTCTTCTTCCAGAAGCGCGCGTTGGAGGTTGGTACCAGTCAGATCCTTGACCTGATCCTGCCGGAATTCAGCCGTCTGCTCAGTGGGGCAGCGCCCGGTGGTGATACCGAGGGTGCCCTGGCCAACCACCTCAACCCGTTCAAGCGCAAACACCAGCCGCCTGTGGCCTGGTGGTCTGGCCTGGTGGACTTGCCGGCCGGTGAAACCGTGCTGCATTACCAGGTCCCGGACAGCTTCAACGGCAAGCTGCACCTGTTTGCGGTGGCCGTGGACAGTGACAGCGTGGGCGTCAGCGAAGCCAACACCGAAGTGCGCGGGCCGCTGGTGATCACGCCGAACGTGCCGGCCTTTGTCGCACCGGGGGATGTGTTCAGCGTCAGCGCCGGGGTGTTCAGCAACCTGGACGCCGCGGCGGACGTGAAGTTTGAAGTGCAGACCAGCGATGGCCTGCAGGTGCAAGGCGACAAGGCCAGCACCCTGGCGTTGCAACCGCGCAAGGAAGGCGTTGCCGAGTTCAAGATCAAGGTAGGCGAAAACCTCGGCTCGGCCGACTTGCGCTTCGTCGCGGTGCTGCCGGATGGCAAGCGTATCCAGGTAGCGGAAACCACCTCGATCCGGCCATTGAGCGAGCATCGCGTTGCCCTGAGCCTGGGCCGTTTCGACAGCGCCAGCAAAGAGTTGAAACCGACCCGTGAGCTGTTCAGCCAGTTGCGCGATGTGCAGTTGGGCGTCGCCGCGTCGCCGCTGGTTTGGGCCAACGGCCTCAAGCATTACCTGGATGACTACGGCTACGCCTGCACCGAACAGTTGGTGTCCAAGGCAATGCCTGCGTTGATCTGGGGCGGCAACGCGCCCGAGGCCGAGCAGGCCTTCAGCGGCGCGGTGCGCATGCTGCGTCAGCGGCAGAACCAGGCCGGTGGTTTCGGCTTGTGGGCGGCCAACCCGGACGTGGCGCCGTACGCCAGCCTGTACGCCACCGACTTCCTGATCGAGGCCCGGGAGCGCGGGCTGCCGGTGCCGGAAGACCTGTTGCAACGCTCCAACGCGTACCTCACCGACCTGGCCAACGGCCCGAGCGAAGGCCTGTCGGAATTGCGTAACCGCGCCTACGCCAGTTACCTGTTGAGCCGTCAGGGGATTCTGGTAAGCGGCGCCTTGAGCGATATCCGCGAACGCTATGAAAGCTACTTCAAGGACACCTGGCAGAACGACATTGGCGCCGCGTACCTGGCCGCCAGCTACAAGTTGCTCAAGCAGGATCGCCAGGCCGATGCAGTGTTCCGCAAAGTCCCATGGCTTTCCCTTGTGGATAAGTGGAACAGCGACGGCCTGTATTACGACCCGCTGGTGCACGACGCCGAGCACCTGCATTTGCTCGCCCGGCACTTCCCCCAAATGCTCGACGATGTGCCGGCCAGCCTGCTGGATAAACTCGGCAAGCGCCTCAACGAGCAGCGCTACAACTCGCTGTCGGCGGCGCTTTTGCTGCGGGCCCTGGACAACTACGGCCAGCGCGCGCAAAGCGACATGACGCTCAAGGCGACTGCTTGGCTCGGCGACAAGCAGCAACAGTTGTTGCAGATGGCCGGCCAGCCGCCACGTGCGGCGGTACCGGCCGGCACGCAAAAACTGCAAATGGAAAAATCCGACGGCCCGGCGGCGTTCTACATGCTGAGCGAAGCCGGCTATGACAAGGGCGCTACGCTGAAACCGATCAACAACGGCCTGGAAATCATCCACGAATACCTCGACCTCAAAGGCAACCCGGTCAGCAAGGTCGCGGTGGGTGATGAGTTCCTGGTGCGCCTGCGCTTGCGGGCCACCGACCGTGACCAGGTGCAGCAAGTGGCCGTGGTCGACTTGCTGCCGGGTGGTGTCGAGCCTGTGTATAACTTGCCGCCGGAGCCGGAAGCGGCCAGCAGCGAGGAAAGCGAAGGCGACGATTCGGAGTACGTTGAAACCAGCGAAGACACCGAGGAAGCCGACGCCTGGCAAGCGCCGATCGGCGAGACCGACCTGAGCAACTGGCAGCCGGACTATGTCGATGTGCGTGATGACCGAGTGGTGTTGTACGGCACCGCGCTGCGGGATGTAGGCACCTTCGTGTACCGCGTGCGCGCCACCAACGCCGGTACCTTCAATACGCCACCGGCCTACGCCGAGGGCATGTACGAAACCACCCTGCAAGGACGCGGCAAAGTAGGCCAGCTTGAAATTACCAAGCCTTAAACGCCTGACGCCGCTGCTGGCAGCGGCGCTGATTCTGGCGGGGCTGCGGTTGTGGCCCCATGCACCGCTGGAACACGCTGCCACCTCCTCACGGGTGGTGCTGGCCGACGACGGTTCGCTGCTGCGCATGACCCTGGCGGCTGACGGGCAATATCGCCTGTGGCTACCGCTGGAGCGGATTTCTCCGTCACTGGTGGAGGCGCTGCTGCTCAAGGAAGACCGCAACTTCTATTGGCACCCGGGAATCAATCCCCCGGCGTTACTGCGGGCGGCCATGGCCACCTACAGCGGCGGCCAGCGCCAGGGCGGTTCGACGTTGAGCATGCAGTTGGCCAGGCGTCTGTGGGATCTGAATACCCGCCAGGTGCCCGGCAAGCTCGAGCAAATGGCCTTGGCGTTGTGGCTGGAGGCGCGCTACAGCAAGCATGACATCCTGGAGGCCTATCTCAACCTGGCACCCATGGGCGGTAATATCGAAGGCGCCGAAGCGGCCAGCCGGATTTACTTTGGCAAGTCCGCAGCGCAATTGTCTTTGTCTGAAGCCCTCGCCCTGGCCGTGATTCCCCAGCAACCCGGCCGCCGCGCGCGCTTCGGCCCATCGCTGCAAACCGCCCGGCAGCGGCTGATGGCCGATTGGCGGGAGACTTATCCACAGGACCCGCGAAACGACAGTTTGTTGGACCTGCCACTGGAAGCCCGCACCCGCCAGCAAATCCCGTTTCTGGCGCCGCACCTGAGCGAACAACTGCTGGCCTCGCAGACCGGCAACGAGCTGAACAGCACCCTCAACCTGCCACTGCAACAATTGCTGGAGCGCCTGATCACCGGCTTTATCGCCGAGCGCCGCAGCAGCGGTGTGGAAAACGCCACGGCGATCCTGATCGACAGCCGCGACCAGAGCGTAAAAGCCCTGGTGGGCTCGGCAGACTACTCATCCACGGGCATTCACGGCCAGGTCAACGGCGTGCTGTCGCGGCGTTCGCCGGGCTCGACCCTCAAGCCATTCCTGTATGGGCTGGCGCTGGACCAAGGGGTGATCCACCCCATGAGCATCCTCAAGGACATGCCGAGTAACTTCGGCTACTTC
This genomic window from Pseudomonas sp. Bout1 contains:
- a CDS encoding alpha-2-macroglobulin, with amino-acid sequence MFDSLKATSRRFFGALISVVSVLLHAVRWLARSLFGQWQPPRWLHAAGTGVVNAGHKARAYPRQAAGGVLALVLLVAVGFYGWHWYSHLPQPHTVGYSLHKPNLTDYTQPQPVVDNLQVRFAESVAPLAAIGKPVTEGITLKPAIAGAWRWSDDHSLMFTPEKDWPVDAHYTIDLAKKNLLADGVLLGQYSSQFSTQPFRATLAQNELYQDPSNPTQKQLVATFHFSHPVDEDSVRKRATVTLGKGLAYRDAQLPNRPEISFDEHKLNAFVRSAALATPLESTPVSAKLDEGLKARDGGNASPAPLVAEVTVPGRYRLTFTGAEVSFVDNERAEPEPVLMFSSSSAVADETIANKVQAWMLPEKAQDDTRPWNLQDIDDKLLASSTKVKLTHVPSVEPLNTLHAFKFKAPPGRALYVRVPANLEAIGGYLAKNPTASLVSMPAYPRTLQFLSDGALLSLTGEKRLGFMARGVPGAHVEIARLLPNQLQHLVDQSSGSFARPNFANDYFDRMVERQSLDIPLSAGDPSKTLYDNVDLSNYLTANGGRRGIFVLKLSPQDDPADRTFEYSHDSTSDLRFIVVTDLGIIAKRSSDGSHDVYVQSIGNGSPVADAQVDIIGRNGLPVASGRTDTEGHAHFAKLDELRREKTPLMYVVSRGNDQSFLPIARQSQQLDLSRFDVGGLEEDGAINRLSAYLFTDRGLYRPGETAHLGMIVRSGDWKGALQGLPVELQITDPRGLEVIRQPLKLSASGFETFDFPSSEVAPSGDYTATLQLIGEKQRRTDLGSVSFKVRDFEPDRMKVSLSLHDTPVLGWIPPDQVVAKVTAMHLFGAPAAGRRVTAKMSLSPTLAAFDRYPDYRFRLNDSLEEASSEDLAETTVDDNGQAVLDLNLQRFANSTYRLQVMTQVYEAEGGRNVAAQSALLVSAAHYLVGVKSQDSLSFVAKDAPRQVQWLAVAPDLTPVAVDGLTSEVVEHRYVSVLVKQSNGTYKYESRIKNISQLASPVVMTKDGAKQTLNTGTPGDFTLQLKDANGNLLNQIDYSVAGRGNTSRSLERNAELQLRLDKRSYATGDEIAISIRAPYTGAGLITIERDKVYTQQWFKADSTNSVQHIRVPAGLEGNAYVNVQFVRDIGSSEVYMSPLSYGVVPFSINLDARRMALKVEGPAKIEPGQTLDIKVNADRPGRAVVYAVDEGILQVARYQAPDPLGFFFQKRALEVGTSQILDLILPEFSRLLSGAAPGGDTEGALANHLNPFKRKHQPPVAWWSGLVDLPAGETVLHYQVPDSFNGKLHLFAVAVDSDSVGVSEANTEVRGPLVITPNVPAFVAPGDVFSVSAGVFSNLDAAADVKFEVQTSDGLQVQGDKASTLALQPRKEGVAEFKIKVGENLGSADLRFVAVLPDGKRIQVAETTSIRPLSEHRVALSLGRFDSASKELKPTRELFSQLRDVQLGVAASPLVWANGLKHYLDDYGYACTEQLVSKAMPALIWGGNAPEAEQAFSGAVRMLRQRQNQAGGFGLWAANPDVAPYASLYATDFLIEARERGLPVPEDLLQRSNAYLTDLANGPSEGLSELRNRAYASYLLSRQGILVSGALSDIRERYESYFKDTWQNDIGAAYLAASYKLLKQDRQADAVFRKVPWLSLVDKWNSDGLYYDPLVHDAEHLHLLARHFPQMLDDVPASLLDKLGKRLNEQRYNSLSAALLLRALDNYGQRAQSDMTLKATAWLGDKQQQLLQMAGQPPRAAVPAGTQKLQMEKSDGPAAFYMLSEAGYDKGATLKPINNGLEIIHEYLDLKGNPVSKVAVGDEFLVRLRLRATDRDQVQQVAVVDLLPGGVEPVYNLPPEPEAASSEESEGDDSEYVETSEDTEEADAWQAPIGETDLSNWQPDYVDVRDDRVVLYGTALRDVGTFVYRVRATNAGTFNTPPAYAEGMYETTLQGRGKVGQLEITKP